A window from Polyodon spathula isolate WHYD16114869_AA chromosome 28, ASM1765450v1, whole genome shotgun sequence encodes these proteins:
- the zgc:161969 gene encoding uncharacterized protein zgc:161969 isoform X2 yields MCLAVRFQHWRFRNAFTFKEEKGKNILVECNLCRPKEKVLSTSKSSTSNLKKHLERVHAEYCKKTGKHSVTLLDTDDDRALDSSLAVASKNIKLVQWHPVQPTLHQFSSCPSQETVDRLIMDFIIEDAQAFNIVEQPSFINLVKGLAPNCRVMCRQTLAERVEQAYENMKVQLKAKFEKVHNVCTTADIWRAHGRSFLGVTAHWLDGNSVERHSVALACCRITGPHTYNLIAAKLEEIHAAFEIHTKVCCTITDNGYNFKSFKEFANFPKTEGDQAPEDEEEDIVMFSDLNHILTEGYLDDAATTFSLPHQRCAAHTLNLVAAKDAHDFLSTGPLALKMLFQSTIAKCCALWNKSKMSPQVYALFAEKATTQFKWNLFFRACSKMRSIPEEVLHNICDGLNVERLGETELTFLDEYCSVMEPLACALDILQGESKCFIGYLLPTISALQTKLGAVKHKLKCAGPMADAVLAALQKRFGSCFEDCKLILASITIPQFRMRWMNEQSAEQAYGYLLSETSLTVSETQAPEMDTDDDEFFQFDSCNKPSLGSEDEVFQFFRDGDKTLSCVLKYPVIKQVFITYNTPLPSSAPVERMFSIGGRVLTPLRNQLSDVLFEKMVLLRFNKGEVN; encoded by the exons ATGTGTCTTGCAGTTAGATTCCAGCACTGGAGATTTCGCAATGCCTTTACCTTCAAAGAAGAGAAAGGCAAGAATATACTTGTTGAGTGCAACCTGTGTCGACCCAAAGAGAAGGTGCTGTCTACATCAAAGTCTTCAACATCCAATTTAAAGAAACACCTTGAG AGAGTGCACGCTGAATATTGCAAGAAGACTGGAAAACACAGTGTGACGCTGCTGGACACGGATGATGACAGAGCATTAGACAGCTCATTGGCAGTGGCTTCCAAGAATATAAAGCTTGTCCAGTGGCATCCTGTGCAGCCGACATTACACCAGTTCAGCTCATGTCCAAGCCAGGAAACAGTTGATCGACTCATCATGGATTTCATCATTGAAGATGCTCAGGCATTCAACATTGTGGAGCAGCCATCTTTTATCAACCTTGTGAAGGGTCTTGCCCCTAACTGCAGGGTTATGTGCCGCCAGACGCTTGCTGAACGAGTTGAGCAAGCTTATGAAAACATGAAGGTCCAGTTGAAGGCCAAGTTtgaaaaagtccacaatgtctgTACAACCGCTGACATCTGGAGAGCGCATGGTCGGAGTTTCTTAGGTGTAACAGCTCACTGGCTTGATGGTAATTCGGTGGAGCGCCACTCAGTTGCCTTGGCATGTTGTAGAATTACAGGGCCCCACACCTATAATCTTATAGCAGCAAAACTTGAAGAAATTCATGCAGCTTTTGAAATTCACACGAAAGTATGTTGTACTATAACAGACAATGGCTACAACTTTAAGTCCTTTAAAGAATTTGCAAACTTTCCTAAGACTGAAGGAGACCAGGCACCAGAAGATGAGGAGGAAGACATAGTCATGTTTTCAGACCTTAACCATATTCTCACTGAGGGTTACCTTGATGATGCTGCAACAACATTCAGTCTTCCACATCAGCGGTGTGCAGCCCATACACTTAACCTGGTAGCAGCAAAAGATGCACATGACTTTCTGAGCACAGGTCCGCTGGCCCTAAAGATGCTGTTCCAGTCAACCATTGCAAAATGCTGTGCTCTATGGAACAAGAGTAAAATGTCACCTCAGGTCTATGCACTCTTTGCAGAGAAGGCAACAACTCAGTTtaaatggaatttgtttttccGTGCTTGCAGCAAGATGCGAAGCATTCCCGAGGAAGTTCTGCATAATATTTGTGATGGTTTGAATGTGGAAAGGCTGGGAGAAACAGAGCTCACTTTCCTGGATGAGTACTGCAGTGTAATGGAGCCTCTTGCCTGTGCTCTTGATATCTTGCAGGGTGAATCTAAATGCTTCATTGGTTATCTCCTGCCAACCATCTCAGCGCTGCAGACAAAGCTTGGGGCTGTGAAGCACAAACTCAAATGTGCAGGACCTATGGCAGATGCAGTTTTGGCAGCTCTCCAAAAGAGGTTTGGCTCCTGCTTTGAGGATTGTAAATTAATCCTTGCCAGTATAACCATCCCTCAATTCCGTATGCGCTGGATGAACGAGCAGAGTGCAGAACAGGCATACGGCTACCTTCTCAGTGAGACTTCCCTCACTGTGTCTGAGACACAAGCTCCTGAAATGGACACTGATGATGACGAGTTCTTCCAGTTTGACTCCTGCAATAAGCCATCCTTAGGTTCAGAAGATGAAGTATTCCAGTTCTTTAGGGATGGGGACAAAACCTTGTCCTGTGTGCTTAAGTACCCAGTAATCAAGCAAGTGTTTATCACCTACAACACCCCTCTACCCTCCAGTGCCCCTGTTGAACGCATGTTCAGCATTGGGGGCAGGGTGCTGACGCCTTTGAGAAACCAGTTAAGTGATGTCTTGTTTGAGAAGATGGTTTTACTACGTTTCAACAAAGGGGAAGTTAATTAA
- the LOC121302004 gene encoding myb-related transcription factor, partner of profilin-like has product MPNCKTVKRVNSTSSMLSVSSMEETPLQHEGEFDSRRATRRQRKERFTKQELDILLQEVEARRTIIYGTKHRAPRATKVKEAWEQIAASMNGSSSGIRRTAQECRKRFNDVRRRSKHKLSSARQAAVSTGGGPSTSQPLMSMEEIASSTLQRESVMGFGGQEAGLPSADPIQQRRGEEYPTRLRHTDSPRREEQRENEATGQQENYIRPAQRSPAQSPSVLPSPRRELVTAPRSRRRRHTMEENSDGHQTFLRLQQSGFSMLQRELRMLGRNLSSRFGRLEHRVVGMEQSLFRINNNLSRLADAAERYLSRAPTSDAAV; this is encoded by the exons ATGCCAAATTGTAAGACAGTAAAAAGAGTAAACAGCACTAGCTCTATGTTATCAGTATCCAGCATGGAAGAGACACCATTGCAGCATGAAGGGGAATTTGACAGCAGGCGAGCAACTCGCAGACAACGGAAGGAACGCTTCACGAAACAGGAGCTTGACATATTACTGCAGGAGGTTGAAGCAAGGAGAACAATAATATATGGCACAAAACATCGAGCACCCAGGGCAACTAAGGTGAAAGAGGCATGGGAACAGATAGCTGCATCCATGAATGGTTCTTCATCTGGCATCCGAAGAACTGCACAAGAGTGCCGAAAGAGGTTCAACGATGTCCGGCGGAGAAGCAAACACAAATTGTCATCTGCACGCCAGGCTGCAGTATCTACAGGTGGGGGTCCCTCCACAAGCCAGCCACTGATGTCCATGGAGGAGATCGCCTCATCCACCCTTCAGCGGGAGAGTGTAATGGGTTTTGGAGGACAAGAAGCGGGTCTTCCATCTGCAG ATCCCATACAAcagaggaggggggaggaatACCCAACTCGCCTCCGTCACACTGATAGCCCTAGAAGGGAAGAACAAAGGGAGAATGAGGCGACCGGTCAACAGGAGAATTATATCAGGCCAGCACAGAGATCTCCTGCCCAAAGTCCATCAGTGCTGCCAAGTCCAAGGAGAGAGTTGGTGACAGCTCCTCGATCCCGGCGCCGACGCCATACCATGGAGGAGAACTCTGATGGTCATCAGACATTCCTTCGGCTGCAGCAGTCAGGTTTCAGCATGCTTCAGAGGGAGTTGAGGATGCTTGGGCGTAACCTCAGCTCCCGTTTTGGAAGACTGGAACACCGCGTTGTAGGAATGGAACAGAGCCTGTTCCGAATAAACAACAACCTATCCAGACTGGCTGATGCGGCCGAGCGGTACTTGTCCCGTGCCCCCACCAGTGATGCTGCAGTctaa